In Psychrobacter sp. P11G3, a single genomic region encodes these proteins:
- a CDS encoding trimeric intracellular cation channel family protein has protein sequence MGNALIFPDILLYLLDMVGIVACAIAGTLLAQHKGFDIAGCILVAMVNAIGGGTLRDMALDRHPLFWMTDLNYVIVITVTSLILQIFFHLYHKIDNALKLFDAIGLAAFSVIGFKVALTLDMSPLIAIMMGVWTAIIGGLLRDIICNEIPLVLQREIYITASIAGSVTYLCLQYFGVGASLNEFIMLFVIFAVRMLALRFDWHLPSIRLVN, from the coding sequence ATGGGTAATGCTTTGATTTTTCCTGATATTCTATTATATTTATTGGACATGGTTGGCATTGTTGCCTGCGCGATTGCAGGGACTTTGCTTGCGCAGCATAAAGGCTTCGATATCGCTGGTTGTATTCTGGTAGCGATGGTCAATGCCATCGGCGGTGGAACATTGCGTGATATGGCTCTCGACCGTCATCCTCTATTTTGGATGACTGATCTTAATTACGTGATCGTTATCACGGTGACCTCCCTTATCTTACAAATATTCTTTCACCTTTATCATAAGATTGATAATGCATTGAAACTCTTTGATGCCATTGGGCTAGCTGCCTTCAGTGTCATTGGCTTTAAGGTGGCCTTAACCCTAGACATGTCTCCCCTTATTGCTATTATGATGGGTGTCTGGACTGCCATTATCGGTGGTTTGCTACGTGATATCATCTGTAATGAGATTCCGCTAGTGCTACAGCGTGAGATTTATATTACTGCCAGTATCGCAGGGTCTGTGACCTATTTATGCTTACAGTATTTCGGAGTGGGCGCCAGTCTCAACGAATTTATTATGCTGTTTGTTATCTTTGCAGTTCGTATGCTCGCGCTCAGATTCGACTGGCATCTACCTTCTATTCGACTCGTAAACTGA
- a CDS encoding trimeric intracellular cation channel family protein, which translates to MLAIVLDPTVLITTFDPRSLIYFFDMIGIIACSVSGTILAKHKNFDVFGCLLVSIVTAIGGGTVRDVILDRHPLFWMVDMSYLTLITISSLAMQIFFHPNSRRVDKFLKLSDTIGLSAFTLIGIKVADSMGANVPVALLLGVITIVVGGIIRDMICNEIPLVLQQEIYITAALTGGVLYFALKNLGVTDWVADISTMSTIFTLRMLAIRYDWQFPTLEWKY; encoded by the coding sequence ATGTTGGCTATCGTATTGGACCCTACCGTACTGATCACTACTTTTGACCCGCGCTCTTTAATATATTTCTTTGATATGATTGGCATCATCGCCTGTAGCGTCTCAGGGACGATACTTGCCAAGCACAAAAACTTCGACGTCTTCGGCTGTCTACTTGTGTCTATTGTCACTGCTATCGGCGGCGGCACGGTACGTGATGTCATTCTCGATCGCCATCCGTTATTTTGGATGGTAGATATGAGCTATCTGACCCTCATTACGATTTCATCGCTAGCGATGCAGATATTTTTTCATCCAAATTCAAGACGAGTGGATAAGTTTCTCAAACTATCCGACACCATTGGCTTGTCAGCATTTACGCTGATCGGTATCAAAGTCGCTGATAGTATGGGTGCCAATGTACCTGTAGCACTATTGTTAGGTGTGATTACCATCGTGGTTGGTGGCATCATTCGCGATATGATTTGTAATGAGATTCCATTGGTACTGCAGCAAGAGATTTATATTACCGCAGCATTGACAGGTGGGGTTCTGTACTTTGCTCTAAAGAATTTAGGCGTGACAGATTGGGTAGCTGACATCTCTACGATGAGTACGATTTTTACTTTGCGTATGCTGGCTATTCGTTACGATTGGCAGTTCCCCACACTAGAGTGGAAATACTGA
- the recJ gene encoding single-stranded-DNA-specific exonuclease RecJ: MLNLTPRYTSTRIDELPAALQPFAAQSFTLARLYAGRGITAPDELETSLSGLLPAEALHGVTEAVRLLDLAIDERQRILIVGDFDCDGATSTALMMRALTKMGAVVDFLVPDRFKYGYGLTPEIVELGIETFQPDMIVTVDNGISSHEGVARAQADGITVIITDHHLTTKETPPAEAVVNPNQLGCDFASKALVGVGVAFYVLGRLAKLRREAGKSTVQVSQYLDLVALGTIADVGVLDKNNRILVHHGLSAIRQGRCCMGILALLEQAGRDPKQLHAQDFGFVLGPRINAAGRMDNMRIGIECLLTEDWSTAQRLAQELEQLNRTRRHVEGEMRAQADSIVQALANKDDSDESVSGDSDNNASNDDTITQAISTAKASNAGARSIILYQDDWHQGVIGIVAGRLKESHYLPSIVFAPADTEQTDEDSAIKGSARSIAGVHIRDAIEQVAERYPDLISHFGGHAMAAGLTLKRRNFEAFVTAFNEVMAQIDDEVFAEQKFTDGPLQAGDFSLWFAEHLADASIWGHGFAPPIFDGVFEVLSFKILKDKHLKLSLRYPDVQYPIEAICFNFDNEAWDYRAKQVHLLFQLDINEWNGKQSLQLMVKDLAVVEHG, translated from the coding sequence ATGCTAAATTTAACCCCCCGTTATACCAGCACTCGCATCGACGAGTTGCCCGCCGCGCTGCAACCATTTGCCGCTCAATCATTCACGCTTGCCCGTCTGTATGCAGGTCGAGGTATCACTGCGCCTGATGAGCTGGAGACTAGCCTATCAGGTCTATTGCCTGCTGAGGCCCTGCACGGTGTCACAGAAGCCGTGCGCTTATTGGACTTGGCCATTGATGAGCGTCAGCGTATATTGATCGTTGGTGACTTTGACTGTGATGGTGCCACCAGTACAGCCTTAATGATGCGCGCGCTCACAAAGATGGGTGCGGTCGTTGATTTCCTAGTACCAGATCGTTTTAAGTACGGTTATGGTCTGACGCCAGAGATTGTCGAGTTAGGTATTGAGACTTTTCAGCCAGATATGATAGTGACGGTTGATAATGGCATCTCAAGTCATGAAGGGGTGGCACGCGCCCAAGCTGATGGTATCACGGTGATTATCACCGACCATCATCTCACCACCAAAGAGACGCCACCTGCGGAAGCGGTAGTCAATCCCAATCAGCTAGGTTGTGACTTTGCTAGTAAAGCACTGGTCGGAGTTGGAGTCGCGTTTTATGTGCTCGGACGCTTAGCAAAGCTACGCCGCGAAGCTGGCAAGTCTACGGTACAGGTTAGCCAATATTTGGATTTGGTCGCACTTGGGACGATTGCAGACGTTGGGGTACTGGATAAAAACAACCGTATCTTGGTACATCATGGGCTATCGGCAATTCGTCAAGGCCGCTGCTGTATGGGAATATTGGCATTGCTTGAGCAAGCGGGCCGTGATCCCAAGCAGCTTCATGCACAGGATTTTGGTTTTGTATTAGGCCCACGTATCAATGCTGCTGGGCGTATGGATAATATGCGCATCGGTATCGAGTGCTTATTGACTGAGGACTGGAGTACCGCACAACGCTTGGCACAAGAGCTTGAGCAGCTGAACCGTACGCGTCGTCATGTAGAGGGCGAGATGCGTGCACAAGCTGATAGTATCGTACAAGCATTGGCTAATAAAGATGATAGCGACGAGAGTGTGAGTGGTGATAGCGACAACAATGCGAGTAACGATGACACAATTACTCAAGCTATCTCTACTGCTAAGGCTAGCAATGCAGGCGCGCGTAGTATTATTCTGTACCAAGATGACTGGCATCAAGGAGTCATTGGCATTGTCGCTGGTCGCCTAAAAGAAAGCCATTATTTACCCAGTATCGTTTTTGCACCAGCAGACACTGAACAAACGGATGAAGATAGCGCCATTAAAGGCTCTGCACGTTCTATCGCTGGTGTACATATTCGTGATGCGATTGAACAAGTTGCTGAGCGTTATCCAGACTTAATCAGTCACTTCGGTGGGCATGCGATGGCGGCAGGTTTAACCCTCAAGCGCCGCAACTTTGAGGCCTTTGTCACCGCTTTTAATGAAGTGATGGCTCAGATAGATGATGAGGTATTTGCAGAGCAAAAATTCACCGATGGACCTTTGCAAGCGGGTGATTTTAGCTTATGGTTTGCCGAGCATTTAGCCGATGCCAGTATCTGGGGTCATGGATTTGCACCGCCAATATTTGATGGTGTGTTTGAGGTATTGAGCTTTAAGATTTTAAAAGACAAACATCTTAAGTTATCGCTGCGCTATCCTGATGTTCAATATCCGATAGAGGCAATTTGCTTCAACTTCGATAATGAAGCGTGGGATTACCGTGCTAAGCAAGTCCATTTATTATTTCAGCTAGACATCAACGAATGGAACGGCAAGCAAAGCTTACAGCTAATGGTCAAGGATTTGGCTGTGGTAGAGCACGGCTAA
- a CDS encoding pyridoxal phosphate-dependent aminotransferase — protein sequence MLTNNLIELNSNENSLGMSDAAKKAVIDSLDIGFRYPDDQRAALITKVAEINGVTESQISLGSGSSENIRTVVQMLQNQALVAGKKFQVIVPHPTFAYAELYATSIDVPVIKVPLMTGNYAFDLQSMQKVADDFNGISLFYLCNPNNPTSTITDTVKLKEWVGHVPSNHYFLLDEAYSEYVTDPSFESGVAWIREKYSENIVVVRTFSKLCALAGMRVGYAVASPQMIAKLEAFISIDNTNLSGAVAALATLDDEDFLALSLRTANQSRQLVEQALDELGLRYLPSQASFIFHEIKGDVQTYIDRMREHGIAVGREFAPITGFNRLTLGRPDEMAVFVEVLKSFREKGWV from the coding sequence GTGCTTACCAACAACTTAATAGAATTAAACTCTAACGAAAATTCACTCGGCATGTCAGATGCTGCCAAAAAAGCCGTTATCGACTCTTTAGACATCGGTTTTCGTTATCCTGATGACCAACGTGCAGCTCTGATTACCAAAGTCGCTGAGATAAACGGTGTGACAGAGAGTCAAATCTCACTGGGCAGTGGCTCTAGTGAAAATATTCGTACTGTCGTCCAAATGCTACAAAATCAAGCATTAGTAGCAGGTAAAAAATTCCAAGTTATCGTGCCGCATCCAACCTTTGCCTATGCTGAATTATATGCAACATCCATCGATGTACCTGTGATAAAAGTACCGCTGATGACTGGAAATTACGCCTTTGACTTGCAAAGCATGCAAAAAGTGGCTGATGATTTTAATGGTATTAGCTTGTTTTATCTGTGCAATCCAAACAACCCAACGTCGACTATTACTGACACAGTAAAGCTCAAAGAATGGGTAGGGCATGTACCAAGTAACCATTACTTTTTATTAGATGAAGCTTATTCAGAGTATGTGACTGATCCAAGTTTTGAGAGTGGTGTTGCATGGATACGAGAGAAGTACTCAGAAAATATCGTTGTGGTGCGTACCTTTTCAAAGCTATGTGCACTCGCTGGCATGCGTGTCGGCTATGCAGTGGCTAGCCCGCAAATGATAGCCAAACTAGAGGCTTTTATCTCGATTGATAATACCAATTTGTCAGGTGCTGTAGCTGCATTAGCGACTCTTGATGATGAAGATTTTTTGGCATTGAGCTTACGTACGGCCAATCAATCGCGTCAGCTGGTTGAGCAAGCATTAGATGAGCTTGGTTTGCGCTATTTGCCATCACAAGCCAGTTTTATATTCCATGAAATAAAAGGCGATGTGCAAACCTATATCGATAGAATGCGCGAACATGGTATTGCGGTCGGACGTGAGTTTGCACCTATCACTGGATTTAATCGATTAACACTTGGCAGACCTGATGAAATGGCAGTATTTGTAGAAGTACTCAAATCATTTCGTGAAAAAGGTTGGGTTTAA
- the uvrB gene encoding excinuclease ABC subunit UvrB: MRMPEPRSSRQLNQLATQLQGEAEISGVNASGTQISSRAFEMVTDFEPAGDQPQAIKKLVNGINSDMDEQLLLGVTGSGKTYTMAKVIAETQRPTIIMAHNKTLAAQLYGEFKSFFPNNAVEYFVSYYDYYQPEAYVAASDTFIEKDSAINDHIDQMRLSATRALLERRDAIIVASVSCIYGLGDPESYLKMLLHVVVGDNIDRTATIKRLVEMQYTRNELDFGRGTYRLRGELLDIYPAESEQLAVRVHLFDNEVEKITWFDPLTGKTVRSVPRITIYPKSHYVTPRNKLEAASHTIRAELEPRLEYFRDNNKLIEAQRLKERTQYDLEMIQQLGYCNGIENYSQHLSGRPSGEAPPTLFDYIPEDALLFLDESHVTVSQIGAMYKGDRSRKENLVNYGFRLPSAMNNRPMKFEEWERIKPKTIYVSATPALYELEHSEQVVEQVVRPTGLIDPEIEIRPVLTQVDDVLSEITKRREKDERVLITTLTKRMSEDLTSYLKEYDVKVAYLHSDIDTVERMQIIHELRTGVHDVLVGINLLREGLDMPEVSLVAIFDADKEGFLRSERSLIQTIGRAARHLNGKAILYADSITPSMQKAIDETDRRRDKQIAFNLEHNITPKGARRSITDKIDTGESLDANDNQAIPVKSNLPDVDINILRSPDLLAKEIKRLEKQMQQMSRDLKFEEAAKTRDKVLELKAHLI; the protein is encoded by the coding sequence ATGCGAATGCCTGAACCGCGCTCATCGCGTCAGTTAAATCAATTGGCCACTCAGCTCCAAGGCGAAGCTGAAATTAGTGGTGTTAATGCGTCAGGGACGCAAATATCAAGTCGTGCCTTTGAGATGGTTACTGACTTTGAGCCAGCAGGCGACCAGCCGCAAGCCATCAAAAAGCTAGTTAACGGCATCAATTCGGACATGGACGAGCAGTTGCTATTGGGTGTGACTGGTTCTGGTAAGACCTATACCATGGCAAAGGTCATCGCTGAAACTCAGCGCCCAACCATTATTATGGCACATAATAAAACGCTAGCGGCTCAGCTATATGGTGAGTTTAAATCGTTTTTTCCTAATAATGCGGTTGAATATTTTGTCAGCTATTATGATTACTATCAGCCAGAAGCATATGTCGCTGCGAGTGATACCTTTATCGAAAAAGACAGCGCTATCAATGATCATATTGATCAGATGCGTCTGTCCGCCACGCGTGCCTTGTTAGAGCGCCGCGATGCGATTATTGTCGCTTCGGTATCCTGTATCTATGGTTTGGGTGATCCAGAAAGCTATCTAAAAATGCTATTGCATGTCGTCGTAGGCGATAACATCGACCGTACAGCGACTATCAAGCGTTTGGTTGAGATGCAGTACACGCGTAATGAGCTAGATTTTGGCCGTGGTACGTATCGCTTGCGTGGAGAGCTGTTAGATATCTATCCTGCTGAGTCTGAGCAGCTAGCCGTACGTGTGCATTTATTCGATAACGAAGTCGAGAAGATTACGTGGTTTGATCCCTTAACGGGTAAGACGGTACGCAGCGTGCCACGTATTACTATTTATCCAAAGTCGCACTATGTGACGCCGCGTAATAAGTTAGAAGCTGCCAGCCATACTATTCGTGCTGAGTTAGAGCCGCGTTTAGAGTACTTCCGTGACAACAACAAACTGATCGAAGCACAGCGTCTCAAAGAGCGTACTCAATATGATTTGGAGATGATTCAGCAGCTTGGTTACTGTAACGGTATCGAAAACTACTCACAGCATCTCTCTGGTCGTCCATCAGGGGAAGCTCCGCCGACGTTGTTTGATTATATTCCAGAAGATGCCTTACTATTCCTTGATGAATCCCATGTGACGGTTTCGCAGATTGGTGCGATGTATAAAGGCGATAGATCGCGTAAAGAAAACTTGGTCAATTATGGCTTCAGATTGCCCAGTGCGATGAATAACCGCCCAATGAAGTTTGAAGAATGGGAGCGTATCAAGCCCAAAACCATTTATGTTAGTGCTACGCCAGCGCTATATGAACTTGAGCATAGCGAGCAAGTCGTAGAGCAAGTCGTCCGTCCGACGGGTCTGATTGACCCTGAGATTGAGATACGTCCTGTCTTGACGCAAGTCGATGATGTGCTATCAGAGATTACCAAACGCCGCGAAAAGGACGAGCGTGTGTTGATTACCACATTGACTAAGCGTATGTCGGAAGATTTGACCAGTTACCTTAAAGAGTACGATGTGAAGGTCGCTTATCTACATTCGGACATCGATACTGTTGAGCGTATGCAGATTATCCATGAGCTCCGTACTGGCGTGCATGATGTGCTGGTCGGTATCAACTTATTACGCGAAGGCTTGGATATGCCTGAGGTGTCACTGGTAGCGATATTTGATGCTGATAAAGAAGGCTTCTTGCGTTCAGAGCGTTCGCTGATTCAGACCATTGGTCGTGCAGCGCGTCACTTAAACGGTAAAGCCATTCTCTATGCCGATAGTATTACGCCAAGTATGCAAAAGGCAATAGACGAGACGGATCGTCGCCGTGATAAGCAGATTGCCTTTAACCTTGAGCATAACATTACGCCAAAAGGTGCTCGTCGTAGTATCACGGACAAGATTGATACTGGTGAAAGCTTGGATGCCAATGACAATCAAGCTATCCCAGTTAAGAGTAACTTGCCAGATGTGGATATCAATATCTTGCGTAGTCCTGATTTGCTTGCTAAAGAAATCAAACGATTAGAGAAGCAAATGCAGCAAATGTCGCGTGATTTGAAGTTTGAAGAAGCAGCAAAAACGCGTGACAAAGTACTAGAGTTAAAAGCACATTTAATCTGA
- the dps gene encoding DNA starvation/stationary phase protection protein Dps: MRERYASGISDETAKKMIDLLNANLANVIDLTLDGKQCHWNLQGTGFIGVHQLLDETSDRILEVSDTIAERIVILGGQPNGLASRVVKESILDDYPTDITEVDQHVRELTSRYKKVAETLREAIATAGDAGDEDTADLFTEASRIVDKDAWFIGANAPKK, from the coding sequence ATGAGAGAACGTTACGCAAGTGGTATTTCAGACGAAACTGCGAAAAAAATGATTGATTTGCTAAACGCTAACCTAGCAAACGTTATTGATTTGACCTTAGATGGCAAACAGTGCCATTGGAATCTACAAGGCACCGGCTTCATCGGTGTGCATCAGTTATTAGATGAAACATCAGATCGCATCCTTGAAGTATCCGATACTATCGCAGAGCGTATTGTAATCCTAGGCGGTCAACCAAACGGTTTGGCAAGTCGCGTAGTCAAAGAGTCTATTCTAGATGACTACCCAACTGACATCACTGAAGTAGACCAGCATGTTCGCGAGCTAACTAGCCGTTATAAGAAAGTTGCAGAGACATTACGTGAAGCGATTGCTACTGCTGGCGATGCAGGTGATGAAGACACCGCTGACTTGTTTACAGAAGCTAGCCGTATCGTTGATAAAGATGCATGGTTCATCGGCGCAAACGCACCGAAGAAATAA
- a CDS encoding cation diffusion facilitator family transporter has product MSLKPSIANPQRHLLASPKAQTPRARGAGNPKIPNDPELKHTLNQSPETNDEHSGSLITVLIAVGANLVIAIAKTVAAFMTGSASMIAEAAHSWADAGNGTLLIVAEKKSIKPADKSHPLGYGKESYVWSMIAAFGVFTAGSIVSIYTGIKEWNAAESETNYTIGFIVLAVAFVLEGISLVQAYRQSKKHGEALDISALGYVVDTSNPTLRGVFFEDLAAVIGLVIAAAAMGMHAYTGEPYWDALGSIIVGLLLGVVAIFLISRNRDFLVGHRVTDRMHEYVLSELLNHPDIDSVSYLHLEWVGPKKIFMVAAVDIAGNQKEEHIAQKFEEIENLFRGNPVFQEAILTLSEPNAELLSLENI; this is encoded by the coding sequence ATGAGTCTAAAGCCATCTATTGCTAATCCCCAGCGCCATTTACTAGCCTCTCCTAAGGCGCAAACACCTCGCGCACGTGGGGCAGGTAATCCTAAAATTCCAAATGACCCTGAATTAAAACATACCCTTAATCAAAGCCCTGAAACCAATGATGAGCATTCAGGCTCACTGATCACTGTGTTAATTGCAGTCGGGGCCAATCTAGTTATTGCAATCGCAAAAACAGTTGCCGCCTTTATGACAGGCTCAGCCTCCATGATTGCAGAAGCAGCTCACTCATGGGCAGATGCTGGCAATGGTACTTTGCTGATCGTCGCAGAAAAAAAGTCCATCAAACCTGCTGATAAGAGCCATCCATTAGGCTACGGCAAAGAGTCTTATGTTTGGTCGATGATTGCTGCCTTTGGTGTGTTTACGGCAGGTTCGATTGTCTCTATTTATACGGGTATCAAAGAATGGAATGCTGCTGAATCTGAGACCAATTACACGATTGGATTTATCGTCTTGGCAGTGGCGTTTGTGCTCGAAGGGATTTCATTGGTTCAGGCTTACAGACAAAGTAAAAAACATGGTGAAGCGCTCGATATCAGTGCACTTGGCTATGTCGTAGATACATCTAACCCAACGTTACGCGGTGTATTCTTTGAAGATTTAGCAGCGGTTATCGGCTTGGTGATTGCCGCTGCTGCTATGGGTATGCACGCTTATACGGGCGAACCATATTGGGATGCGTTAGGGTCTATCATTGTTGGTCTATTATTGGGCGTCGTCGCCATATTTTTGATCAGTCGTAACCGAGATTTCTTGGTCGGACATAGAGTCACTGACCGTATGCACGAATATGTTTTAAGCGAGCTGCTAAATCATCCAGATATCGATAGCGTGTCCTATCTGCACCTAGAGTGGGTTGGCCCAAAAAAGATATTTATGGTGGCGGCAGTAGATATCGCCGGCAATCAAAAAGAAGAGCATATCGCTCAGAAGTTTGAAGAGATTGAAAATTTATTCAGAGGTAACCCAGTCTTTCAAGAGGCTATCTTGACGCTGTCAGAACCTAACGCTGAGCTACTAAGTTTAGAGAATATTTAA
- a CDS encoding acyl-CoA thioesterase, translated as MPQYNTSSTAKKAPLNHELYMSVLMTPDMANFIGNVHGGDLLKMLDQVAYACASRYSGNYVVTLSVDQVMFREPIYVGELVTFAASVNYVGNTSMEVGIRVEAEDVRGRTVRHTNSCYFTMVAIDDNGKPTSAPPLDIKNKMQQCRADAAKERKKLRMESSHRPSCDFEEINKQFGENEENAEVEK; from the coding sequence ATGCCGCAATACAATACCAGCTCCACTGCTAAAAAAGCACCATTAAACCATGAGCTATACATGTCAGTACTTATGACGCCTGATATGGCGAATTTCATTGGCAATGTGCATGGTGGGGATTTGCTCAAGATGCTTGATCAGGTCGCTTATGCTTGTGCCAGTCGCTATAGTGGTAATTATGTGGTGACACTGTCTGTCGATCAGGTGATGTTCCGTGAGCCGATATATGTGGGCGAGCTTGTTACTTTTGCAGCCAGTGTCAATTATGTTGGTAATACCTCAATGGAAGTAGGTATCCGCGTCGAAGCAGAAGATGTGCGTGGTCGTACTGTTCGTCATACCAACAGCTGTTACTTTACGATGGTGGCTATCGATGACAACGGTAAACCGACATCCGCACCGCCACTCGATATCAAAAACAAGATGCAACAGTGTCGAGCTGATGCGGCTAAAGAACGAAAGAAGCTGCGTATGGAAAGTTCACATCGTCCAAGTTGTGATTTCGAAGAGATTAATAAGCAGTTTGGCGAGAACGAAGAAAATGCTGAGGTAGAAAAATAG
- a CDS encoding DUF2177 family protein produces MGYVFIYLAAVVIFLGVDAVWLTTMKGAFYESRIGHLLADEPNMMAAGVFYMFYILALCILVLYPQIKAGASVGHIFLLGGLIGLMAYGTYDFTNLALYKGFTLDTALVDFVWGGILTGSVSAIVAWLAYRFHWLS; encoded by the coding sequence ATGGGTTACGTTTTTATTTATCTCGCTGCTGTGGTTATCTTTTTGGGTGTCGATGCTGTCTGGCTTACGACCATGAAAGGCGCCTTTTATGAGTCGCGTATCGGGCATCTATTGGCCGATGAACCAAACATGATGGCGGCTGGCGTGTTCTATATGTTCTATATATTGGCACTTTGCATCTTGGTTCTATATCCGCAGATCAAAGCTGGCGCATCCGTTGGTCATATCTTCTTACTTGGCGGGCTGATTGGTTTGATGGCTTATGGCACATACGACTTTACCAATCTGGCGCTGTATAAGGGCTTTACGCTAGATACGGCGTTGGTTGACTTTGTATGGGGTGGTATTTTGACCGGTTCAGTGAGTGCGATAGTGGCATGGCTTGCGTATCGCTTTCATTGGTTAAGCTAG
- a CDS encoding LysR family transcriptional regulator, with amino-acid sequence MMMGHAKTEDIEIFLTVVDTGSFTGAANLLNQQVAKVSRAVSRLEDTLQCTLLNRTTRRLELTEEGHVFIRYARESLNTLYTGEEAIKLLKQAPSGHLRIDAASPFVFHQLTPLVGDFVAQYPHITLDLTSHDNIIDLLEHKTDLAIRIGDLKDSNLHARLLGKSKLRLVASPEYLHQHNEVTHIDNLNVDDLSTHKLIGFNDASKLNSWPLKTPVKLNFHMTGSSGETLRQLCLNHQGIALLSHFMIGEDLKSGRLVEVLPEAIVRPNNREAIQAVYYKNSAVSSRILAFLDFIQPRLTL; translated from the coding sequence ATGATGATGGGACATGCTAAAACAGAAGACATAGAGATATTTTTGACGGTAGTAGACACGGGCAGCTTTACTGGCGCTGCCAACTTATTGAATCAGCAAGTAGCTAAAGTATCTCGTGCAGTGTCCAGACTCGAAGATACACTGCAATGCACGCTGCTAAATAGAACGACACGGCGTTTGGAGCTGACGGAGGAAGGGCATGTCTTTATAAGATATGCGCGTGAGAGTTTAAATACGTTATATACCGGTGAAGAAGCGATTAAGCTGTTAAAACAAGCGCCGAGTGGGCATTTACGGATTGACGCCGCGAGCCCGTTTGTCTTTCATCAACTGACGCCTTTGGTTGGTGATTTTGTAGCGCAGTATCCACATATCACTCTCGACCTTACCTCGCATGACAATATTATCGATTTGCTCGAACATAAGACAGATCTGGCTATCAGAATTGGCGACTTAAAAGACTCAAATCTGCATGCGCGTCTATTGGGTAAGAGTAAGCTGCGGCTAGTAGCCAGTCCTGAATACTTACACCAGCATAATGAAGTGACTCATATTGATAATTTGAATGTTGACGATTTAAGCACTCATAAATTAATTGGCTTTAACGATGCGTCAAAACTAAATAGTTGGCCACTAAAAACTCCAGTTAAACTGAATTTTCATATGACTGGCAGTAGTGGCGAGACCTTACGTCAGCTATGTTTAAATCATCAGGGTATCGCTTTACTGTCACATTTTATGATTGGTGAAGATTTGAAATCTGGACGATTGGTTGAAGTATTGCCCGAGGCGATAGTCAGACCAAACAACCGTGAAGCCATACAGGCGGTCTATTACAAAAACAGTGCCGTATCTTCGCGTATTTTGGCATTTTTAGACTTTATTCAACCAAGACTAACACTATAA